The following DNA comes from Streptococcus pasteurianus.
CAAAATGATAATCTAATGCTTCTTTTACATAATTAGGGAATCGAGTCAGATATTTCCCAATTATATATCCATACGTTTTGTAATATGACTTTAGATTTTGATGGTTACTTCTTGAATCAAATGACATACGATAATTTAATCCAGTTTCATAACAAGGAACTACTTTTAATTCCTTGCTTGTCACCAGATTTAAATAGAAGTCGTAGTCCTCTAATTTTTCACGATTCAACTGCTCATCAAATTTAATATTTCCAATCGCTGATGTTCTTATTAAACTTGAAGCATGTATGAAATTACCAATAAACATTTCTTGTAAATCATACTCTTTAATAGGTAAAACAACCTCTCCAGAATTCAATTCATAGAGTGCAGAATAAACTATATCCGCATTTTCTTTTTCTGCAGTTTCAACTAATAAACGAATATAATCCTTTTTTAAAGTATCATCACTATCAACAAAAACAAGGTAATCTCCTGAAACATACTCTAAAGCAATATTTCTGGTAAGAACGACTCCTTTATTCTCATGGTAAAAATACTGAGTATTTTCAAAAGGACTCAAACTTAGCGTATCTTTAATAACAGTATCAGAATCGTCTAATGACCCATCATTAAAAACCAATAGCTCAATATTTTTATATGTCTGTTGAAATATACTCTCAAGACAATCTTTTACATAAGATTCGTGGTTGTAACAAGTTACAACAATACTAACTAAAGCATCCATCATTTAAATTTCCAAGTGCCATTTCTTTGAATTAAACCTGTAGCCGAATCCCTACCTGATTTATCATCTAGTGCTAAATCATTACGACTAACAAGAATAACATTTGTATTACTTGAGTTAGCAAAAGCTAACATTTTACCATTTTTATCTCTTATAGAAACCTCAAGTTTTAATTTTAGATTGTTTACATTATTTAATAAACAAGAATACGTAGCATGTTTATAACCTTTTCCACTTGAAAGGTATTCCATAGAATTATCGTTATAAATCCAAATATTACGGTCAATATCTGTAAGTGAAAATGCTACATATGTCTCTAAGTCTTCGAGAACATTATAACTGATACTGAACTCAATTGGCTTATCTGGTGTAGTTTGACCAGAAGAAAGTAGATTAACTTCTAGGTTATCAACAACTAATTTTTCAACAGTTTTTCCATCGTCATTTTTTTCAGTATTAGCATTATCATAGCTATATTGGTTAGCTACCTCGTCTGGCTCACCTTGTGCTTTGATATAACCATCCTCAATCAAAATAGCTTTATTACAATATTTCTTAACAGCACCCATGTCATGGGTAACTAAAATAGTAGTTTTTCCGCTCGTTTTTCTCTCTAGGAAATAATCATTACATTTACGTTGGAAAGCTTCATCACCAACTGCAAGGACTTCATCAAGGATAAGTACGTCACCTTGAGCCTTAATAGCTACTGAAA
Coding sequences within:
- a CDS encoding glycosyltransferase family 2 protein, whose translation is MMDALVSIVVTCYNHESYVKDCLESIFQQTYKNIELLVFNDGSLDDSDTVIKDTLSLSPFENTQYFYHENKGVVLTRNIALEYVSGDYLVFVDSDDTLKKDYIRLLVETAEKENADIVYSALYELNSGEVVLPIKEYDLQEMFIGNFIHASSLIRTSAIGNIKFDEQLNREKLEDYDFYLNLVTSKELKVVPCYETGLNYRMSFDSRSNHQNLKSYYKTYGYIIGKYLTRFPNYVKEALDYHFERLTSLDIEHSIKEEKISIYFSENEAFSDIPDYQNQIQFQDEIEIPVVKGKNYIRIRPSNIPSFYEFFVLKSKEYQTEILPIMSNGLIDENSVVFEAFYPFLDYQFTLSEGDKLVLSYKRYNINDIVAKDYIGKLLAKQKYNRLQTILSYEQKQRQLESELNQKTQEFDDLSKEYNTLLSNYRSITNSIWWKIPTKIINFFRRKK
- a CDS encoding ABC transporter ATP-binding protein; translated protein: MSDKKIAVKVDHVSKYFKLPTEATQSLRTNLVNYFKGIKGYREQHVLKDIDFEVEEGDFFGIVGRNGSGKSTLLKIISQIYVPEQGKVTVNGKMVSFIELGVGFNPELTGRENVYMNGAMLGFTTEEVDAMYDDIVEFAELEDFMNQKLKNYSSGMQVRLAFSVAIKAQGDVLILDEVLAVGDEAFQRKCNDYFLERKTSGKTTILVTHDMGAVKKYCNKAILIEDGYIKAQGEPDEVANQYSYDNANTEKNDDGKTVEKLVVDNLEVNLLSSGQTTPDKPIEFSISYNVLEDLETYVAFSLTDIDRNIWIYNDNSMEYLSSGKGYKHATYSCLLNNVNNLKLKLEVSIRDKNGKMLAFANSSNTNVILVSRNDLALDDKSGRDSATGLIQRNGTWKFK